The following nucleotide sequence is from Roseofilum casamattae BLCC-M143.
GTCGATGTAATTTGGATCGTGTTGTTTACGTTGTTATATCTGTTGTAAGTTGCTATCTGTCGGGGCAAACGGCTGTTTGCTCCGATAAAAAAACTCTCGCGGTTATTTGAATTAACTATAATTTTTAATCGATCAACATTTCACCCAAGATAGCCACCATTTGAGTAAGCTTGGACTCCAAAACGATCGCTCCCAACGCATTTGGTTCCAGCGATCGCATAACTGGCTCAACCCTTCCGAAATACTGCCCAAACACCCTGGAGAGTGCTGAAAATCTTGTAGCTTAATTTCATTGGCGATCGCTAAACTTAAGGTATGAATAATCTCCTCAGCTCGCGCGCCGAGTACCGTTGCGCCGAGCACTATACCGTTCTCTCGCAATACGACTTTCATAAATCCTGCAATTTCTCCTAATACAATTGCTCCCGGAATTTCTTGCATTGACAGAGTTATAACGCGAATTTTATGGCCATATCTGGATCTGGCACCTGCTTCTGTTAACCCCACTCTAGCTAACGCCGGATCGGTATAAATTGTATAGGCAAAGGAATTGTATCGCATCGGAAATATGGGAATAAGCAAGGCATTTTGTACCGCTATGTTTGCTTCATATCGAGTTAAATGAGGTAAAGAATAGCCGCCAATGCTATCGCCACAAGCATAAATGAGAGGATTGGTCGTTTGTAGCTTATCGTTTACCAGAATACCGCGATCGCTGCAAGCCATGCCGAGGAACTCCAATGTGGCGCGATCCAACGGTAGGGGACCAGGAGTTACTAACAATACCCGATCCACGGCGATCGCGCGACTGTCGATCTGCAACCAAGTCTGTCTGTCAATCTTCCGAGCCTGGCTGACTTCTGTTTCAGTTAAAATTGTCACTCCCATTCCCTGCAAGCGAATGTGCAACGCGCGATCGGCTTCCGGTTCTTCTAAGGGTAAAAGTCGGGATTCTGGAGTAATTAACGTTACCTTAGTGCCGAGCTGCTGCAAGAGCTGGGCGAACTCCACTCCGCGCGGATCGGAACCGATAATGGCGATCTCCTCTGGCAACTCCTTCAACTCCAGCAGGCGATCGGGCACTAGATATCCCGCTTCTGCTAATCCATCAATCTCTACCCTAGGGTCAGTTTCCAGCGCCAGCAAGTAGCTAGAGGCAACTAAACGACGATTCTGGAGCGCGATCGCCAGTCGTCCTTCATGGCGCTGAAACTCTCCCCATTCATCAATAATATCCACCCCCAACTCCGCTAAAGCGGCTGGAGAATTGAGCGCATTCAAAGTATTGATGGCTACTGCAATCCACTCGGCAATCTCCGGATATGATTGGGGACGGGAGACGGGAGGTAGCTCGGGGCGATCGCGCACCTGTTGTAGAATTTGACTCATCGCAAACCAATGACCGGGTCGATATCCCCACACCCACTCGGACTTTGATGAGCTGGGAACGATTAAACCGACTCTTGCTCCTTGTCGAGCGGCGATCGCAGCCGCTTCAATCCCCCCAGGAGACGCGCCCAATATAATTAAATCGTAGTCAACAGCCATGGAATATTCCTACTCAAATTATCTTGCGATCGCGAAGCCACCTATCGCTTAAGCCCCAGACGAAATGATAGACTAAAAAGATCGGTTCCTTGCACCACGTAACTACTCCCTATCCAGATATTATCGACCATGAGCAAAGGCACGCTATTTGATAAAGTTTGGGACTTGCATACCGTCCGCACTCTCCCTTCCGGACAAACTCAACTGTTCATCGGACTGCATCTAATCCACGAAGTCACTAGTCCGCAAGCCTTTGCCATGCTGCGGGAGCGCAACTTGAAGGTCTTATTCCCAGAGCGCACTGTTGCCACCGTCGATCATATCGTACCCACGGATAACCTCGCACGACCTTATAAAGATACTCTCGCGGAAGAAATGATCCGCGCGCTGGAGAATAGCGTGGAAGAGAACAACATTCGCTTCTTTAATGTCGGTTCTGGCAATCAAGGTATCGTTCACGTTATTGCTCCAGAACAAGGAATGACGCAACCGGGAATGACGATCGCCTGTGGAGATAGCCATACTTCGACTCATGGAGCCTTTGGCGCGATTTCCTTTGGCATCGGTACCAGTCAAGTTCGTGACGTGCTTGCCTCGCAAACTCTAGCCCTCGCCAAGCTGAAAGTCCGCCGCATTGAAGTGAATGGCACATTGCAACCGGGGGTTTATGCGAAAGATGTGGTGCTGCACATTATCCGCCAGTTGGGCGTCAAAGGTGGCGTGGGATATGCCTACGAATATGCGGGAACTGCAATAGAGCAGATGTCCATGGAAGAGCGGATGACCGTTTGCAATATGTCCATTGAAGGAGGCGCGCGCTGTGGCTACGTGAATCCCGATCGCATTACCTACGATTACCTACAAGGACGGGAGTTTGCTCCCCAAGGCGAAGATTGGGACAAAGCCGTGACCTGGTGGGAAAGTTTGCGATCGGAGCCGGATGCCGAATACGATGACGTGGTGGTATTCCAAGCGGAAGATATTGCCCCGACAGTAACTTGGGGAATTACTCCCGGTCAAGGTATTGGTATCGATGAAGCAGTTCCCACGCCAGAGAGTTTATTGGAAAGCGATCGCGTTTTAGCCGAAGAAGCCTATCGTTACATGCAACTGCAACCGGGACAGGCGATCGCCGGTACTCCCATTGATGTATGCTTTATTGGCAGTTGTACCAACGGTCGGTTGAGCGACTTGCGCGAAGCGGCGAAATTTGCTCGCGGAAATCAGGTGGCGCCGCAAGTGAAAGCTTTTGTGGTTCCCGGTTCGGAAGTGGTGAAGCAACAAGCAGAAGCCGAAGGCTTAGACCGAATTTTTACGGATGCGGGGTTTGAATGGCGCAATGCCGGGTGTTCCATGTGTTTGGCAATGAACCCGGATAAGCTGCAAGGCGATCAGATTAGTGCTTCTTCCTCCAATCGTAACTTCAAAGGCCGTCAAGGCTCGTCATCGGGACGGACATTACTCATGAGTCCTGCGATGGTTGTGGCAGCGGCAATTTCCGGTCGAGTGTCCGACGTGCGCGAGTTGATTGCCTCATCTTAGAGATACGAGATTTTGGAGTTTCTGTTAGTTTGCGATCGCAACAGGGGATAGGTAACCCAATTTTGATTGATTATCCGGCCTTAATACGAAACAGGAGATCCAAAATACCGATCGCACTTGGGTGCGGGTTATCATAGTGCTCGAGGCTGGGGAGCAACTATCTCAGAAATCGTATGTAGTGCATTCGGAGAATTTATGTACGGCTTAGTTAATCAGGCAATTCAAGACATGATTTGCCAAAAATTTGGCGAACCCACCTGGCAGGAGATTAAATGCCACGCGCAAGTTGAGGGGCAAGGCTTTTTGAGTATGGAAGCTTATCCTGACGATCTGACCCACCGACTGGTTCGTGCTGCTAGCGTTGTCCTATCCCTATCTCCAGCGGAAGTCATGCAGGCATTTGGTGAATATTGGGTGCTCTATACCGCTGAGGAAGGTTACGGCGAACTGCTGGAGATGGCGGGGGAGTCTTTACCGGAGTTTTTACAGAATTTAGACGAGCTACACGCTCGGGTTGGGGTGATGTTTCCAAAACTACAACCCCCTTCCTTTGATTGCGAAGAAGAAGACGATCGCACCCTGAGGTTGCAGTATTCTTCCCACCGGGAAGGGTTAGCCCCAATGGTTGTCGGTTTAGTCAAAGGTTTGGGCGATCGCTTCGAGACTTCCGTGGAAATTACGCAAATTCAAAGTAAAGCTGAGGGAGCGCAGAATGATGAGTTCTTGGTTCATCATCGTCCTGAGGATGGGTTAAACAAGGACTAATGCGATCGCCAAAACTTACGCTGTCTCCAGAGTTATTTGCTGGTGCGTTTCCATTTCATTTTGCCTGTAATGCTCAGTTAGTCGTTGTACAAGTGGGTGATGTGTTGCAACGGCTCATTCCCGAGTTCGTCGGTTCCAAGTTATCTAACTATATCGATATCGAACGTCCGAAGGTCCCCGTGGAGTTTGCTTCCCTGGCAAAGCGCTCTCGTAGCGTTTTCGTCCTCGAAGTCTTTCAAAGTGGGATGAGGTTGCGCGGACAAATGGTTGCCCTGCCTGAAGAAGATACGATTATATTTCTCGGCTCGCCAGTGATTACTGAAATTACTCAGCTCAAAGACTTTGGACTCAAACTCAAAGATTTTGCCATTCACGATCCCATTGCCGATTTGTTATTTTTATTGCAGGCTCGAGGACGATTAACGGAGGAATTACTCGAACAGCAGGAAAAGTTGGAAGTAGCGCTGCAAGAGAAAGCCGAAATTGCAGACTTGGCGGAGGAGAAAGCCCGCGATCGCGCAGCGGAAGCCGAACGCGCTCTAGCTGAGTTGCAACAAACCCAAACCCAGCTCATTCAAACAGAGAAAATGTCGAGTTTGGGCCAAATGGTTGCCGGTATTGCTCACGAGATTAACAATCCACTCAGTTTCATTTATGGCAATCTCACTTATGCTAGCGAGTATCTTTATAACCTGCTCCATTTGGTCGAGCTGTATCAACAACATAGCGTGCCCGAACCGCCAGAGATTGCTCAATTTGCGCAAACTGTGGATTTGGAATTTATGCTGAATGATTTTCCCGAACTGATTACTTCGGTTGAAATGGGAGTGAAGCGCATTCAAAATATTGTGGTTTCCTTGCGCACTTTCTCGCGATTGGATGAATCGGATAAGAAGGCTGTAGACTTGCATGAAGGAATTGATAGTACTCTCTACATTCTCAGCCATAAGCTCAAGTATGGGATAGAGGTGGTGAAACAGTATGGCAATCTTCCATATATCTGCTGCTATCCCGCCCAACTGAATCAAGTATTTATGAATATTATTGCTAATGCTGCTGATGCATTGCTGGAGAGCGATCGCCAAAATAAGCAAATTATTATTTCGACTGAGATCGATCGCAGCCGCGATCGGGTTTATATTCGTATTGGGGATAATGGCAATGGCATTCCCGAGAAAGTGAAGGCGCAGATTTTCGATCCGTTTTTTACGACTAAACCCACGGGTAAAGGTACGGGCTTGGGATTATCCATTTGTTATCAAGTAATTCAAAAGCATCAGGGGAGTATTGAGGTGCAATCTCGGCCAGGGAAGGGAACTACGTTTGCGATCGCAATTCCCATTAATTAACTTTTGTAATGAACGCAAAATTGGTTGAATCTCTTGCTGAAACAGCATTACTTAGTTCCATCTCTAGCTGTTCAACCGTAGGAAGATTCTCCTGAAAGTTAGGAGGTAGTTGAGAAGGCAATTGGTCAACGCACCGTTGACTAATTTCTTCCTCTACAAAATCGCAACAGGGGATAGGTTGCCCCATCCCCTGCTACTCATCAATTTCCGGTTCTCAATCTAGATTTGGGGAACGTAACTTTCCTTTTCCGGTACCGCAGCGTACTCGGACACAATCTGACGGAACTCATTGCCATCAATGGTTTCTTTCTCTACCAGCAGATCGACGAGGCGATCGATAACCATGCGGTTTTCGCGCATAATTTGTAGAGCCTGCTCGTAGCAGTGTTCGACAATTATACGCACTTGAGAATCGATGCGGGCGGCAATTTCTTCGGAATATTCCGATCGCGACATTAAATCCCGTCCGAGGAAGACTTCATTGGTTTGTCCTTCCAAAGATAAGGGGCCTAAATCGGACATGCCAAACCGAGTGACCATTTGTCGTGCCATTCCCGTTACCTGTTGCAAGTCTCCACCGGCACCAGTGGTTACTTCAGCTTCGCCAAACACGATCGCCTCAGCCGCGCGTCCTCCCAAAGCACCGGTAATCCGAGCCGTGAGTTGCGATCGCGAGATCAGGCTTTGTTCTTCACTGGGAGTAAACCAGGTCAATCCCTGAGCTTGTCCTCGGGGAATCAGAGTCACTTTTTGTACCGGATCGTGGTCTTTCATCAACGTCCCGACGATCGCATGACCCACTTCATGATAAGCAATCAAGCGCTTGCTCTTCCCATCAACTAAGGGAGTGCCTTCCATTCCAGCCACCACCCGGTCTACAGCGTCGTCGATTTCCAGCATAGTAATCGCTTCTTTGCGCCGTCTCGCGGTCAGGATAGCCGCTTCGTTGAGCAAGTTCGCCAAGTCCGCTCCAGTAAATCCAGGAGTCCGACGGGCGATCGCTTTCAGGGAAACTTCTTCAGCCAGTTTTTTGTTGCGAGCGTGGACGTCGAGAATTTCCAGTCGTCCTTTAATATCGGGAGCATCAACGGTAACCTGGCGATCGAACCGGCCGGGACGCAATAAGGCTTGGTCGAGGACATCGGGACGGTTGGTCGCAGCAATAATGATAATTCCGGTATTGCCTTCAAACCCATCCATTTCGGTCAGAAGCTGGTTCAGAGTTTGTTCGCGCTCGTCGTTTCCACCACCGATACCAGCACCGCGCTGGCGACCGACGGCGTCGATCTCGTCGATAAAGATAATACAAGGAGCGTTGTCTTTAGCTTTCTTGAACAAGTCGCGCACGCGAGACGCACCGACTCCAACGAACATTTCGACAAACTCAGACCCGGAGATACTGAAGAAAGGAACCCCAGCTTCTCCAGCAATGGCTTTGGCGAGTAAGGTTTTACCTGTTCCGGGAGGGCCGACGAGCAAGACTCCTTTCGGAATTTTTGCACCAACAGCGGTAAATTTATCGGGTTGTTTCAAGAAGGTCACCACTTCTTGCAACTCTTCTTTCGCTTCCTCAATGCCGGCCACATCGTCGAACATGACTCCAGTTTTGGCTTCCATCTGGAATCTGGCTTTCGATTTAGCAAAGTTCATCGCCTGTCCGGGGCCGCCAGGAACGTTTCCAGAGCGCCGGAAGAGGAAAAACAATCCAGCAATGAGCAGTATGGGGAAAATCAGGTTACCGAGCAGTCCCCAGATGGCTCCTTCATTGCGAGGAGGATGGATATCGAGGTTGACGTTGGCTTCTCGGATTTGGGAAACTACTTCTGGAGAGTTTCCGGGAAGGTCTACCCGCAGCCGTTGCAGCATATTGTCCAGTTGCGGATCGACGGCTTCAACAATCGCTGTTCTGCCGCCTTCGTAAAGATCGACCTGAGTTACTCGGCCTGCTTCCAGGTATTCGATAAAGCGTCCGTAGGTCATCCGAGTCGCCGCAGCGTTGCGACCGTTATCGACAGCGTTGGGAGCAAAGGCGCCTTGCCAGACAAAAAATCCAATGACTAGGACGGGTAAAGTCCACAGGAGTATAACTTTCCAGGATAATTTCATAACAATGAGTTTCTCTTATAATTGCCGATCGCAGTGCAATCGGTAAAGGAGCTAGTTTTGAGCGATCGCCGAGCAGGTTATGGAGATAGGTTCCCCATTTGCCAGGAATCTTAATTAAATTTAACGTAATTTTCAGGAATCAAGCAACCAATTCTTGCCGGATGCTGATTTTTCCTTAAACCATCCCATCCCGGCCTCCTCGATTTTTCGGTTTTCATGTCAGTCTGAGTCGAACGCGCTATAATACATCGAGAAGGAAAACACCGTCCGCGCGATCGCGCGGTAAAGTCGGATGTTGGGCTCTTAGTTCAGTCGGATAGAACAACTGATTTCTAATCAGTAAGTCGGGGGTTCGAGTCCCTCAGGGCCCGTAACTTATAACTGAATCCTGTGTCGGGCTTTTGTCTATTTCGCTTTAATTAATATCAAGATCGATTATTCAGTAGGTTGAGTTGCACTTTGTTCAACCCAACCTACGAATTTAGGATGGAGTTAATGGAGGAGGTTAGTAACAGTAGAGGGTATCGCGGGTATTTTCGCCGGTGATGGGATTGGTTCCTTTGGCGATCGCGCATAAATATTCTTGCGCGTCATCCCGTAACATAGCATCGGTGAAGTCTGCGCCTTCAATGTCTGCACCTCGAAAATTGGCCAGTTGTGCAAAGACGCCTTCAAGTAGAGCATTCTTCAGATTAGCATTGCGGAAGTTCGCTTCTCCAATATCGGCATATCTGAGATCGGCGTTTTCCAGATTGGCTCTAATCAGTTTGGCACCAAATAAACTGGCTCCGCGCAAGTCAGCACCGGTAAAATTACTTTCCGTGAGATCGGCTTGATCGAACTGAGCTTCAACCAGATCTTTTCCGGAAAAGTCAGCACGTTTGAGGTCTACTTTTTCATAGTATGGCAGAGCCAGCGCTGGTGTCGTGGCAGAGAATGCAGGAATGAGGATAATGGCTGCGACGAGCAGTATGCTAAGAAGGCGAGTTAAAAGGGATGAATGAGTGCGTGCAGTCATGGCGATCGCGCTACGGATAGTTCCGATAAGATTGGGTGTTCGACTACTATCATCTTACGTTCGGGTCTACACTGGAAGCGATCGCGCTACAGAAACCGGGTTTCTTGCCTCATCTCGTACTTTTCCCCTATTCCTATTCAAAACTGAGGTTAAACCATGGTCAATCCGGGAGTTGAAGGGGAGCAAGTCGTCGCTCAATGGTTGGAAGAGCAAGGTGCAGAAGTATTGCATCGTCGCTGGCGCTGTCCGTGGGGGGAGCTGGATTTGATTGCTCGCTGGGACGATATAGTGGTGTTTGTGGAAGTGAAAACGCGATCGCCAAAAAATTGGGACGAAAACGGACTATTGGCGATTTCCCCGCAAAAACAAGAAAGATTGCGCA
It contains:
- a CDS encoding NAD(P)/FAD-dependent oxidoreductase — protein: MAVDYDLIILGASPGGIEAAAIAARQGARVGLIVPSSSKSEWVWGYRPGHWFAMSQILQQVRDRPELPPVSRPQSYPEIAEWIAVAINTLNALNSPAALAELGVDIIDEWGEFQRHEGRLAIALQNRRLVASSYLLALETDPRVEIDGLAEAGYLVPDRLLELKELPEEIAIIGSDPRGVEFAQLLQQLGTKVTLITPESRLLPLEEPEADRALHIRLQGMGVTILTETEVSQARKIDRQTWLQIDSRAIAVDRVLLVTPGPLPLDRATLEFLGMACSDRGILVNDKLQTTNPLIYACGDSIGGYSLPHLTRYEANIAVQNALLIPIFPMRYNSFAYTIYTDPALARVGLTEAGARSRYGHKIRVITLSMQEIPGAIVLGEIAGFMKVVLRENGIVLGATVLGARAEEIIHTLSLAIANEIKLQDFQHSPGCLGSISEGLSQLCDRWNQMRWERSFWSPSLLKWWLSWVKC
- the leuC gene encoding 3-isopropylmalate dehydratase large subunit translates to MSKGTLFDKVWDLHTVRTLPSGQTQLFIGLHLIHEVTSPQAFAMLRERNLKVLFPERTVATVDHIVPTDNLARPYKDTLAEEMIRALENSVEENNIRFFNVGSGNQGIVHVIAPEQGMTQPGMTIACGDSHTSTHGAFGAISFGIGTSQVRDVLASQTLALAKLKVRRIEVNGTLQPGVYAKDVVLHIIRQLGVKGGVGYAYEYAGTAIEQMSMEERMTVCNMSIEGGARCGYVNPDRITYDYLQGREFAPQGEDWDKAVTWWESLRSEPDAEYDDVVVFQAEDIAPTVTWGITPGQGIGIDEAVPTPESLLESDRVLAEEAYRYMQLQPGQAIAGTPIDVCFIGSCTNGRLSDLREAAKFARGNQVAPQVKAFVVPGSEVVKQQAEAEGLDRIFTDAGFEWRNAGCSMCLAMNPDKLQGDQISASSSNRNFKGRQGSSSGRTLLMSPAMVVAAAISGRVSDVRELIASS
- a CDS encoding heme NO-binding domain-containing protein — its product is MYGLVNQAIQDMICQKFGEPTWQEIKCHAQVEGQGFLSMEAYPDDLTHRLVRAASVVLSLSPAEVMQAFGEYWVLYTAEEGYGELLEMAGESLPEFLQNLDELHARVGVMFPKLQPPSFDCEEEDDRTLRLQYSSHREGLAPMVVGLVKGLGDRFETSVEITQIQSKAEGAQNDEFLVHHRPEDGLNKD
- a CDS encoding sensor histidine kinase, whose protein sequence is MRSPKLTLSPELFAGAFPFHFACNAQLVVVQVGDVLQRLIPEFVGSKLSNYIDIERPKVPVEFASLAKRSRSVFVLEVFQSGMRLRGQMVALPEEDTIIFLGSPVITEITQLKDFGLKLKDFAIHDPIADLLFLLQARGRLTEELLEQQEKLEVALQEKAEIADLAEEKARDRAAEAERALAELQQTQTQLIQTEKMSSLGQMVAGIAHEINNPLSFIYGNLTYASEYLYNLLHLVELYQQHSVPEPPEIAQFAQTVDLEFMLNDFPELITSVEMGVKRIQNIVVSLRTFSRLDESDKKAVDLHEGIDSTLYILSHKLKYGIEVVKQYGNLPYICCYPAQLNQVFMNIIANAADALLESDRQNKQIIISTEIDRSRDRVYIRIGDNGNGIPEKVKAQIFDPFFTTKPTGKGTGLGLSICYQVIQKHQGSIEVQSRPGKGTTFAIAIPIN
- the ftsH2 gene encoding ATP-dependent zinc metalloprotease FtsH2, which codes for MKLSWKVILLWTLPVLVIGFFVWQGAFAPNAVDNGRNAAATRMTYGRFIEYLEAGRVTQVDLYEGGRTAIVEAVDPQLDNMLQRLRVDLPGNSPEVVSQIREANVNLDIHPPRNEGAIWGLLGNLIFPILLIAGLFFLFRRSGNVPGGPGQAMNFAKSKARFQMEAKTGVMFDDVAGIEEAKEELQEVVTFLKQPDKFTAVGAKIPKGVLLVGPPGTGKTLLAKAIAGEAGVPFFSISGSEFVEMFVGVGASRVRDLFKKAKDNAPCIIFIDEIDAVGRQRGAGIGGGNDEREQTLNQLLTEMDGFEGNTGIIIIAATNRPDVLDQALLRPGRFDRQVTVDAPDIKGRLEILDVHARNKKLAEEVSLKAIARRTPGFTGADLANLLNEAAILTARRRKEAITMLEIDDAVDRVVAGMEGTPLVDGKSKRLIAYHEVGHAIVGTLMKDHDPVQKVTLIPRGQAQGLTWFTPSEEQSLISRSQLTARITGALGGRAAEAIVFGEAEVTTGAGGDLQQVTGMARQMVTRFGMSDLGPLSLEGQTNEVFLGRDLMSRSEYSEEIAARIDSQVRIIVEHCYEQALQIMRENRMVIDRLVDLLVEKETIDGNEFRQIVSEYAAVPEKESYVPQI
- a CDS encoding pentapeptide repeat-containing protein — protein: MTARTHSSLLTRLLSILLVAAIILIPAFSATTPALALPYYEKVDLKRADFSGKDLVEAQFDQADLTESNFTGADLRGASLFGAKLIRANLENADLRYADIGEANFRNANLKNALLEGVFAQLANFRGADIEGADFTDAMLRDDAQEYLCAIAKGTNPITGENTRDTLYCY
- a CDS encoding YraN family protein, with the translated sequence MVNPGVEGEQVVAQWLEEQGAEVLHRRWRCPWGELDLIARWDDIVVFVEVKTRSPKNWDENGLLAISPQKQERLRNAAEYFLAQVPELSECPCRFDVALVHYWPQSTDSNSSFTILDYLQEAF